In Triticum urartu cultivar G1812 chromosome 6, Tu2.1, whole genome shotgun sequence, the following proteins share a genomic window:
- the LOC125517090 gene encoding uncharacterized protein LOC125517090 — translation MQKVSADDVISSLPDDILLNILDRLNVRDATRTSILSRRWSQLSAMLPRLSITAQDVLPSKSKTGTTNKKTTTKASISKDVLVRRTNAAVVKAARSILARRDLGGRSIRLFSATFYLRDDAPMSVGCAVGNAMATCKIDKTEFTILTEKERVKCTANDLVNYAAWFVSFFQECPHAFVGLTRLYLENLRFAESDFVSNIIITCKQLECLKFVNCSTKSWITLHVEHAQLSELSIVNCRFDMVKLTWLPKLTRLAFEYWMMSFQEPPLSIGYAPLLKALTLSNVYCTWHKTVEISKFLYETSIQDLRDLRLGFKYEKIWVQPERLTKRLTSVFQQLRIANLVDIPEGYDLTWTMFILEAAPSLEELYMKVMHHPCEMQMNPEIRREHLYSNNKGVEWKSPTSNFKHRRLTKFILFGFQVNDYMVNHVRRILKATVNLQDIYPYDRLICPKCPAKQRYAHVYNTRVCDTGMIRFPLTNEERRLVQQRMFRRIESLAVIHFLRADEIRDEHWPRIAGDSLRAREDS, via the exons ATGCAGAAAGTCAGTGCAGATGATGTGATCAGCAGCTTGCCCGACGACATCCTGCTCAACATCCTCGACCGACTCAATGTCCGCGATGCTACGAGAACCAGCATCCTCTCAAGACGGTGGAGTCAGCTTTCTGCCATGCTCCCACGGCTTTCAATAACTGCTCAAGACGTCCTGCCCTCGAAATCCAAAACCGGCACGACTAATAAAAAGACAACAACTAAAGCCAGCATATCCAAAGATGTATTGGTTCGGAGGACCAATGCAGCCGTGGTCAAAGCGGCAAGGAGCATACTGGCACGCAGGGATCTGGGTGGGCGCTCCATCCGCCTCTTCAGCGCGACGTTCTACTTGAGAGACGATGCCCCCATGTCCGTTGGGTGTGCCGTTGGCAATGCCATGGCGACATGCAAGATTGACAAGACCGAATTCACAATTCTGACGGAGAAGGAACGCGTAAAGTGCACCGCTAATGATTTGGTGAACTACGCAGCATGGTTCGTGTCATTCTTCCAAGAGTGTCCTCATGCATTTGTTGGTCTGACGCGCCTCTACCTAGAGAATCTGAGATTTGCTGAATCTGACTTTgtctccaacatcatcatcactTGCAAGCAATTAGAATGTTTAAAATTTGTCAATTGCAGCACAAAGAGTTGGATAACACTCCATGTTGAACACGCACAACTCAGTGAGCTCAGTATTGTCAATTGTCGATTCGACATGGTGAAGCTCACCTGGCTTCCCAAACTCACCCGATTGGCGTTTGAGTATTGGATGATGTCTTTCCAAGAGCCACCACTGTCAATTGGCTACGCGCCATTGCTTAAGGCTCTAACCCTTTCAAATGTTTATTGTACTTGGCACAAAACGGTCGAGATAAGTAAGTTTCTTTATGAGACCTCTATTCAAGACCTGAGGGACCTGAGGCTGGGGTTTAAATACGAAAAG ATTTGGGTTCAACCAGAGCGTCTAACCAAAAGGTTGACATCTGTGTTCCAGCAACTAAGGATTGCCAATCTAGTTGACATCCCGGAAGGGTACGATCTCACCTGGACAATGTTCATTTTGGAGGCGGCGCCGTCCCTGGAGGAGCTATATATGAAG GTAATGCATCATCCATGTGAAATGCAAATGAATCCGGAGATTAGGAGGGAGCACTTGTATAGCAACAATAAGGGTGTTGAGTGGAAATCACCTACATCAAACTTCAAGCATCGCCGTCTCACCAAGTTCATCCTCTTCGGCTTCCAAGTTAATGACTACATGGTGAATCATGTTAGGCGTATCCTGAAAGCAACGGTGAATCTACAGGATATATATCCGTATGACAGACTGATTTGTCCTAAGTGCCCAGCGAAGCAACGTTATGCGCATGTGTATAATACACGGGTATGTGACACGGGCATGATAAGGTTCCCACTGACAAATGAGGAGCGGCGTTTGGTGCAGCAGCGAATGTTCCGGCGCATCGAGTCACTTGCTGTAATCCACTTCCTGAGGGCTGATGAAATAAGGGATGAACACTGGCCAAGGATAGCTGGAGACTCCCTACGTGCTCGAGAAGATAGCTAA
- the LOC125513147 gene encoding uncharacterized protein LOC125513147 — MGDTSRDSGIEKLCESMQRMISQLMEQAQTKTSSTSEILKTLEPNPVRLTGPGDFFSWSRNATLILESHGLQKFLKDDEKKPTDVTQEQWDQNQKRVMVWLLGSMEKTVREQVEGFQSAAEVWTSIEKQFSGKSNKMQVSRIFHELRQIKQEQKTVTEFAGEIKKLYRDLEYFRPFKAHDPRDVPLLREWFEPLLVQTFLDGLNSEFNLRSQLIQATADWPTLDQAISSILEEETRLANQITTSQTNVDSRAALSSVKQIQSPGTSRNEQANATRFDYTRKPKMVCDHCKKPGHLKKSCFDIVGYPPGWQPKQFNRFTSGGSNARRPDRAHLTLFGGERSAVTAQALEEFKGKLMANTSEGPAEATSDAHSGKGSEDKKKSWDWN; from the exons ATGGGAGATACCAGTAGGGATTCCGGTATTGAGAAATTGTGTGAAAGTATGCAGCGTATGATTTCACAGCTGATGGAGCAGGCACAAACAAAGACAAGCAGTACTTCTGAAATTTTGAAGACCCTGGAACCCAATCCTGTCAGGTTAACTGGTCCGGGTGATTTTTTTAGCTGGTCTCGGAACGCCACATTGATTCTGGAGTCACATGGACTTCAGAAATTTTTGAAGGACGATGAAAAAAAACCAACGGATGTCACACAAGAGCAATGGGATCAGAATCAAAAGCGAGTTATGGTATGGCTGTTGGGGTCGATGGAGAAGACTGTTAGGGAACAAGTTGAAGGGTTTCAGTCTGCAGCTGAGGTGTGGACAAGCATTGAGAAACAGTTCTCAGGAAAATCGAACAAGATGCAAGTCAGTAGGATTTTCCATGAATTGAGGCAGATCAAGCAAGAGCAGAAGACAGTGACTGAATTTGCGGGAGAAATCAAGAAACTCTATAGAGACCTGGAGTATTTTAGACCATTTAAGGCACATGATCCCAGGGACGTACCCCTCCTTCGAGAGTGGTTTGAACCATTGTTGGTTCAGACTTTTCTTGATGGTCTGAACTCAGAGTTCAATCTCCGTTCCCAACTCATACAAGCCACAGCAGATTGGCCTACATTGGATCAAGCCATCTCAAGTATACTTGAGGAAGAAACACGGCTGGCCAATCAGATCACAACTTCACAAACAAATGTTGATAGCAGAGCTGCACTATCTTCAGTTAAGCAAATTCAGTCTCCTGGTACTTCAAGAAATGAGCAAGCAAATGCTACTAGATTCGACTACACGAGAAAGCCTAAGATGGTGTGTGACCACTGTAAAAAACCAGGCCATTTGAAGAAGAGTTGTTTTGATATAGTTGGTTATCCTCCTGGATGGCAACCGAAACAATTTAACAGATTCACTAGTGGCGGTAGTAATGCAAGAAGACCAGATCGAGCTCATCTTACTTTATTTGGGGGAGAACGGTCTGCTGTAACAGCCCAAGCACTTGAAGAATTTAAAGGCAAACTTATGGCAAATACTTCAGAAGGCCCTGCTGAAGCTACATCTGATGCTCATTCTGGGAAAG GATCTGAAGACAAGAAGAAATCTTGGGACTGGAATTGA